In Nitrospirota bacterium, one DNA window encodes the following:
- a CDS encoding Gx transporter family protein — MTKRTDNFHIALLSAYAVGLHGIEALIPTPVPWLRIGLANIITLTTLLLYGFRAGMTVTLIRIFLGSFLRGTFLGPAFVLSLGGGVSSTIIMWLAHILFKRLLSPIGLSLLGAVTHNIAQLFLAYLFFVRRPEAIIIISPVILLLGTITGVFNGMITGLIMKRVTESGRQKTADF, encoded by the coding sequence ATGACAAAACGCACAGACAATTTCCACATCGCCCTTCTTTCCGCCTATGCGGTGGGGCTTCACGGCATTGAGGCATTAATCCCGACACCAGTTCCATGGCTGAGAATCGGGCTTGCCAATATAATAACCCTTACAACCCTCCTGCTTTACGGATTCAGGGCAGGAATGACAGTTACGCTTATCAGAATTTTCCTTGGGAGCTTCCTGCGCGGCACTTTCTTAGGCCCGGCATTTGTCCTGAGCCTTGGAGGCGGGGTATCAAGCACAATTATAATGTGGCTTGCACACATTTTATTCAAAAGACTTCTAAGCCCCATCGGGTTAAGTCTTTTGGGAGCAGTAACCCACAATATTGCCCAGCTCTTTCTGGCATATCTTTTTTTTGTGAGAAGACCTGAGGCAATTATCATTATAAGTCCGGTAATTCTCCTCCTCGGCACAATAACAGGGGTGTTTAACGGCATGATTACGGGACTGATAATGAAGCGTGTAACAGAATCAGGCCGGCAAAAAACAGCGGATTTTTAA